Proteins from one bacterium genomic window:
- a CDS encoding TolC family protein, with the protein MKTERLFLIFSLLLISGAVGQEQLTLDQAIALAMEHNFAIRVARTEAQIGRNNYHPGNAGMLPELAATASTTHSVSNSKQTYVTGNVIDRTNAVSDAKNLAINFNWTLFDGLAMFANLNKLREFRDMGELEAHRAVETTLNEVISAYYDILLQKQIRQSLEEAVTISEQRLKISEAKHAMGSESRFDLLNARVDLNQDRSSLVNQEINLNNARTSLNELLGRAGDLHFEVKDSITFTRRLTLPELREGLLQNNTDLLWARKNQRVAELEVSAARAPMLPRFGVNGGYTIARSESQSGLMHSNKSHGYNYGVNASYTLFDGFTVHRNWQNARVMERSNELRVLELQNQLEAELTRLFQHYQANMVLIDMEQENVEVARENVAISMEKYRLGSISALQMRDIQVKYLNAESRLISAQYSAKIHEIGLLRLSGQLVRPQEKL; encoded by the coding sequence ATGAAAACAGAGCGGCTATTTTTGATTTTTTCCCTGCTGCTGATATCGGGCGCTGTTGGCCAGGAACAGTTGACGCTGGACCAAGCCATCGCGCTGGCAATGGAGCACAATTTCGCCATCCGCGTCGCCCGCACCGAGGCGCAGATCGGCCGCAACAATTACCATCCGGGCAACGCCGGCATGCTGCCTGAACTGGCCGCCACAGCGTCCACCACCCACAGCGTCAGCAATTCGAAACAGACCTATGTCACCGGCAATGTCATCGACCGCACCAATGCGGTTTCGGACGCCAAGAACCTGGCGATCAATTTCAACTGGACCCTGTTCGATGGTCTGGCTATGTTCGCCAACTTGAACAAACTGCGCGAATTTCGCGACATGGGCGAACTGGAGGCGCACCGGGCTGTGGAGACCACGCTGAACGAGGTGATTTCGGCTTACTATGATATTCTCCTGCAGAAGCAGATCCGGCAGTCTCTGGAGGAGGCGGTGACGATATCGGAGCAACGGCTGAAGATCAGTGAGGCCAAGCATGCGATGGGTTCTGAATCCCGGTTCGATCTGCTTAACGCCCGGGTGGATTTGAACCAGGATCGTTCCAGCCTGGTGAACCAGGAGATCAACCTGAACAATGCCAGGACCTCGCTCAACGAGTTGCTCGGCCGCGCCGGCGACCTGCATTTTGAGGTGAAGGATTCGATCACGTTTACCCGGAGGTTGACGTTGCCGGAACTGCGGGAGGGCCTGCTGCAAAACAACACCGATTTGTTGTGGGCGAGAAAGAACCAGCGGGTGGCTGAGCTCGAAGTATCAGCAGCCCGCGCCCCCATGCTTCCGCGCTTCGGCGTCAACGGCGGCTACACCATTGCCCGTTCCGAATCGCAATCCGGCCTCATGCACAGCAATAAAAGCCACGGCTATAATTACGGCGTGAACGCCAGTTATACGCTCTTTGACGGATTCACCGTCCATCGCAATTGGCAAAACGCCCGGGTGATGGAACGCAGCAATGAGCTGAGAGTGCTGGAGCTGCAAAACCAGCTGGAAGCGGAGTTAACCCGTCTGTTTCAACACTACCAGGCCAACATGGTGTTGATCGATATGGAGCAGGAGAACGTGGAGGTGGCGCGGGAAAATGTGGCTATCTCCATGGAGAAATACCGGTTGGGCAGCATCAGCGCGCTGCAGATGCGCGATATTCAGGTCAAATACCTGAACGCCGAAAGCCGTTTGATCAGCGCCCAGTATTCAGCCAAAATCCACGAGATCGGGTTGCTCAGATTGAGTGGACAGCTGGTCCGGCCGCAGGAAAAACTGTAG
- a CDS encoding Gfo/Idh/MocA family oxidoreductase: MHSIRTAIIGAGFMGPTHTEALRRLGIEVAGILGVDEAESTKAAQKLGLPRAYLSYTEVLKDKNVHAVHITTPNRLHFQMARDALKAGKHVLCEKPLAMNTRETAALVDLAKKSKLAACVNYNLRYYPLCMEAREMVQENRLGKVHSIVGSYVQDWLLYQTDYNWRILAEEGGSLRAIADIGTHWLDMVQHITGLRVVALCADLLTIFPVRKRPKGEVESFSGKVQKIQATEDIAVNTEDGGAILLRFDNGAKGTLFVSQISAGRKNCLRWEISGGKSAVYWDSETPNEMWVGHRDKANEKLLKDPGLLSEAVRPYVSYPGGHNEGYPDTFKQCFKAFYAYIAKGDFKAKPTFPTFLDGHREVVLCEAIAKSNKKNSWVTVE; encoded by the coding sequence ATGCATTCTATTCGTACAGCGATCATCGGTGCAGGTTTTATGGGCCCGACGCACACCGAAGCGCTGCGACGCCTCGGCATCGAAGTCGCAGGCATTCTTGGTGTGGATGAAGCCGAATCGACCAAGGCGGCGCAGAAACTGGGGCTGCCCCGGGCTTATTTGAGCTACACCGAAGTGCTTAAAGATAAAAATGTCCATGCCGTCCATATTACCACGCCCAACCGGCTGCACTTTCAAATGGCGCGCGACGCCCTTAAAGCCGGTAAACATGTACTGTGCGAAAAACCGCTGGCCATGAACACGCGCGAGACCGCGGCGTTGGTGGACCTGGCCAAGAAAAGCAAACTCGCTGCTTGCGTGAATTATAATCTGCGCTACTATCCGCTGTGCATGGAGGCGCGCGAGATGGTGCAGGAAAACCGGCTGGGCAAAGTGCATTCGATCGTCGGCAGTTATGTGCAGGATTGGCTGCTCTATCAAACGGATTACAACTGGCGCATCCTGGCTGAAGAGGGCGGCAGTCTGCGCGCCATCGCAGACATCGGCACCCATTGGCTGGATATGGTGCAACACATCACCGGGCTGCGGGTAGTGGCCCTGTGCGCCGACCTGCTCACCATCTTTCCGGTTCGCAAACGGCCCAAAGGCGAGGTGGAATCTTTTTCCGGCAAGGTGCAAAAGATCCAGGCTACGGAAGACATAGCGGTCAACACTGAAGACGGCGGCGCCATTCTCCTGCGTTTTGACAACGGCGCCAAAGGCACCCTCTTCGTCTCTCAGATCAGCGCCGGCCGCAAAAATTGCCTGCGCTGGGAGATCAGCGGCGGTAAGAGCGCCGTTTATTGGGACAGCGAAACGCCAAACGAGATGTGGGTTGGCCATCGCGATAAAGCCAACGAAAAGCTGCTCAAGGATCCGGGCCTCCTTTCCGAAGCGGTGCGTCCCTATGTGAGCTATCCCGGCGGCCACAATGAAGGCTATCCGGATACGTTTAAACAGTGCTTCAAAGCTTTCTACGCCTATATCGCCAAGGGCGATTTTAAAGCCAAACCCACTTTCCCGACGTTTTTGGACGGACACAGGGAAGTGGTCCTCTGCGAAGCCATCGCCAAAAGCAACAAAAAGAACAGCTGGGTAACAGTGGAATAG